One genomic segment of Burkholderia multivorans ATCC BAA-247 includes these proteins:
- a CDS encoding TetR/AcrR family transcriptional regulator has protein sequence MTAATARTMTATDKAERADAPRAPAGRKSQQRVQDILRAGRDVFAEKGYEHATAAEIAQRVGVSEATVFSYFRGKRELCARVIADWYDEIIAAFEHGMPQEATVQQQFAFIVRTHLRLMLVNGTGLCALVLSEGRAKQHALSDELTALQRRYTAPLMSVLARGQAAGQVRRDMPLSLLRSMVFGPIEHVLWDAILGHRKLDTETTATQLIDMLWAAVQPPAPEQAALVRFRNEVAEAMKRLEASPERE, from the coding sequence ATGACAGCCGCTACCGCCCGCACCATGACCGCCACCGACAAAGCCGAGCGCGCCGACGCGCCGCGCGCGCCCGCCGGCCGCAAATCCCAGCAGCGCGTGCAGGACATCCTGCGGGCCGGGCGCGACGTGTTCGCCGAAAAGGGTTACGAGCACGCGACGGCCGCCGAGATCGCGCAACGCGTCGGCGTGTCGGAGGCGACCGTGTTCAGTTACTTCCGCGGCAAGCGCGAGCTGTGCGCGCGCGTGATCGCCGACTGGTATGACGAAATCATCGCGGCGTTCGAGCACGGGATGCCGCAGGAGGCGACCGTGCAGCAGCAGTTCGCGTTCATCGTGCGTACGCATCTGCGGCTGATGCTCGTGAACGGCACGGGGCTGTGCGCGCTGGTGCTGTCCGAAGGTCGCGCGAAGCAGCACGCGCTGAGCGACGAGCTCACCGCGCTGCAGCGCCGCTACACGGCGCCGTTGATGAGCGTGCTCGCGCGCGGCCAGGCGGCCGGGCAGGTGCGTCGCGACATGCCGCTGAGCCTGCTGCGCTCGATGGTGTTCGGCCCGATCGAGCACGTGCTGTGGGACGCGATCCTCGGGCACCGCAAGCTCGATACGGAAACGACCGCGACGCAGCTGATCGACATGCTCTGGGCGGCCGTGCAGCCGCCCGCGCCCGAGCAGGCCGCGCTCGTGCGGTTCAGGAACGAGGTCGCGGAGGCGATGAAGCGGCTGGAAGCGTCGCCGGAACGAGAATAG